From Echinicola jeungdonensis, the proteins below share one genomic window:
- a CDS encoding rhomboid family protein, with protein MYGGFWYNLKNAFKHQNNSLYKIIAINLLVFLVFLVLRVFMTIGGGGGLYDKMLSFLMMPASVGHFVFQPWSIITYMFLHEGIFHILFNMLFLYWFGLLINEYLGSRKLANLYILGGVSGALLFVLMYNLAPFFSERLDSALMLGASAGVYAIVVGAATLTPNTSFHLILLGPVKIKYIAIFYVVIAFANSTGANAGGELAHLGGAALGYFYIVLLQKGTDLGIPVQAVGNFFEKLFSTRPNVKVTYRKKSTSYRSEPLKDDKKGSNGATQEEIDKILDKIAEKGYDSLSKEEKRKLFDYSNKS; from the coding sequence ATGTACGGAGGTTTCTGGTATAACTTAAAGAACGCATTTAAACATCAAAATAATAGCCTGTATAAAATCATTGCTATTAATTTGCTGGTTTTTCTGGTATTTTTAGTTCTCCGGGTGTTTATGACCATTGGAGGAGGTGGGGGATTGTATGATAAGATGCTTTCTTTTCTGATGATGCCCGCATCAGTTGGCCATTTTGTCTTTCAACCATGGTCCATTATCACCTATATGTTTTTGCATGAGGGGATTTTTCATATCCTTTTCAACATGCTTTTCCTTTACTGGTTTGGCCTTTTGATCAATGAATACCTAGGTAGCCGCAAACTGGCCAATTTATATATTCTTGGAGGGGTTTCAGGTGCTTTGCTTTTTGTGTTGATGTACAATTTGGCACCCTTTTTTAGTGAACGGTTGGATTCTGCCCTGATGTTAGGTGCTAGTGCAGGGGTATATGCCATAGTCGTGGGGGCAGCTACTTTAACGCCTAATACTTCGTTTCATTTGATCCTGTTGGGTCCGGTTAAGATCAAATATATTGCCATTTTTTATGTGGTAATAGCCTTTGCCAACAGTACCGGAGCTAATGCCGGAGGGGAATTGGCCCATTTGGGAGGTGCTGCTCTGGGGTATTTTTATATTGTTTTGTTACAAAAGGGTACCGACCTTGGGATTCCAGTTCAGGCTGTAGGGAATTTTTTTGAGAAATTATTTTCTACCCGGCCGAATGTTAAAGTTACCTACCGAAAAAAATCAACCTCTTACCGTTCTGAACCTTTGAAAGATGATAAAAAAGGAAGTAACGGGGCTACCCAAGAAGAAATTGACAAGATATTGGATAAAATAGCTGAGAAAGGGTATGATAGCCTGTCTAAGGAAGAAAAGAGAAAATTGTTCGATTATAGCAATAAATCGTAG
- the rlmN gene encoding 23S rRNA (adenine(2503)-C(2))-methyltransferase RlmN: MIMEGKRDIRKLSLEQLEEFFLSVGDKKFRAKQVYEWLWNKSLKNFDDMTNISKDTREMLKDHFTINHIQVDLMQHSNDGTIKNAVKLYDGKIVESVLIPTSKRITACVSSQVGCSLDCNFCATARLKRMRNLNPDEIYDQVVAIKEEANTYFQRPLTNIVFMGMGEPLLNYANVLAAIEKITSPEGLGMAARRITLSTVGIPKLIKKLADEEVKINLAISLHSAINETRSRLMPINDVNPIEDLGAALQYWYQKTKRKVTYEYVIWEGINDDERHAKALAKFCKLIPSKVNIIQYNPIDDGEFRQASQSAVDMYVEILEKQDIVAKVRKSRGQDIDAACGQLANKNEVASLS, translated from the coding sequence ATGATTATGGAGGGAAAGCGAGATATCAGGAAATTAAGTTTGGAGCAGTTGGAGGAATTCTTCCTTTCTGTAGGGGATAAAAAATTCAGGGCCAAGCAGGTCTATGAATGGTTATGGAACAAGTCATTGAAGAATTTTGATGACATGACCAATATCTCCAAAGACACCCGGGAAATGCTAAAGGACCACTTTACCATCAACCATATCCAGGTGGATCTAATGCAACATTCAAATGATGGAACCATCAAAAATGCAGTAAAACTTTACGATGGTAAGATCGTGGAATCGGTACTAATTCCTACCTCCAAGAGAATTACCGCTTGTGTTTCCTCACAGGTGGGCTGCAGCTTGGATTGTAACTTTTGCGCAACCGCCCGATTGAAAAGAATGCGTAATCTCAATCCTGATGAGATTTATGATCAGGTAGTGGCCATAAAAGAGGAAGCTAACACTTATTTCCAAAGGCCATTGACCAATATTGTTTTTATGGGGATGGGTGAACCATTACTGAATTATGCCAATGTCCTTGCGGCAATTGAAAAGATCACCTCCCCAGAAGGGTTGGGAATGGCGGCCCGCCGGATTACCCTTTCCACTGTGGGAATCCCCAAATTGATTAAAAAATTGGCTGATGAAGAGGTAAAAATTAATCTGGCCATTTCCCTGCATTCTGCCATCAATGAAACCCGCAGCAGGTTGATGCCGATCAACGATGTCAACCCTATTGAGGATTTGGGAGCCGCCCTGCAGTATTGGTATCAAAAAACTAAAAGAAAAGTCACCTATGAATATGTGATTTGGGAGGGCATTAATGATGATGAAAGGCATGCCAAAGCCTTGGCCAAATTCTGCAAATTGATCCCCTCTAAAGTCAATATCATCCAATACAACCCCATAGATGACGGAGAATTTAGGCAAGCTTCCCAATCCGCAGTGGACATGTATGTTGAGATACTGGAAAAACAGGATATTGTGGCCAAAGTACGTAAATCCAGGGGGCAGGACATTGATGCAGCTTGTGGCCAATTGGCCAATAAAAATGAGGTGGCCAGCCTTTCCTAA
- the mutL gene encoding DNA mismatch repair endonuclease MutL — protein sequence MSDIIQLLPDAIANQIAAGEVVQRPSSALKEMMENSVDAGATEVQVMIKEAGKMLIQVIDNGKGMSLTDARMSFERHATSKIRKSEDLFAIKTFGFRGEALASIAAVAQVEMKTKQSEEELGTLLFVEGSEVKKQEPVVCPDGTSIAVKNLFYNVPARRNFLKSNPVEMKHIVEEFQRVALSYPEIKFSLMQNDMELFRLNPGKLSQRIVGIFGKNYQGKLVACQEDTPHVKIKGYVGKPENAKKSRGEQYFFVNNRYIKSNYLHHAVSNAYEGLIASDQHPFYVLFLEIDPSHIDINVHPTKTEIKFDDERTIYSVVRSGVKQALGAHNVVPTLDFSMDVNFSENWKNDEQKSDDVKRENNYKTFTSPLYKQKDSTEWERLFEGHSSSSDPIKTEALRQGKEEVGTELLTFSSKANEEVEKKESLLSSEEAGKGATFQVEMTYIVAQMSSGVLLLDQQASHERILYERFLKQLNNAGGASQQCLFPQSISLSPADFALVMDLQEELSDLGFVVEEFGQHTVLVKGVPADVSINNEKALFEGLLEQFNHFKSELSLENKENLARSLAKKSSIKKGAKLNAQEMETLVGQLFACQNPNYGLSGNKTFEKLDLNRIRSFFEK from the coding sequence ATGAGTGATATAATTCAGCTGCTTCCGGATGCTATTGCCAACCAAATAGCTGCGGGGGAAGTAGTGCAGCGGCCATCCTCTGCCCTAAAAGAAATGATGGAAAATTCCGTAGATGCAGGGGCCACAGAGGTACAGGTAATGATCAAGGAGGCTGGAAAGATGCTGATTCAGGTCATAGACAATGGTAAGGGAATGAGCCTTACGGATGCCCGGATGAGTTTTGAAAGGCATGCCACTTCGAAGATCAGAAAATCGGAAGATCTTTTTGCCATTAAGACCTTTGGTTTTAGGGGTGAAGCCCTTGCTTCCATTGCTGCGGTTGCCCAAGTGGAGATGAAGACCAAACAAAGTGAAGAGGAGTTGGGGACTTTGCTATTTGTGGAAGGTTCAGAGGTCAAAAAACAAGAACCCGTTGTGTGTCCTGACGGGACTTCTATAGCAGTAAAAAACCTTTTTTATAATGTTCCTGCCCGGAGGAATTTCCTCAAGTCCAATCCTGTGGAAATGAAACATATTGTGGAGGAGTTCCAAAGGGTTGCTTTGTCCTATCCTGAGATCAAATTTTCATTGATGCAAAATGATATGGAACTTTTCAGGCTCAACCCTGGAAAGCTAAGCCAAAGGATAGTAGGGATATTTGGAAAAAATTATCAGGGTAAGCTGGTGGCTTGTCAGGAGGATACCCCTCATGTTAAGATAAAAGGGTATGTGGGAAAACCTGAAAATGCCAAAAAATCCAGAGGCGAACAGTATTTCTTTGTCAATAACCGCTATATAAAAAGCAATTACCTGCATCATGCAGTTTCCAATGCCTATGAAGGTTTGATCGCTTCAGATCAACATCCATTTTATGTGTTGTTTTTGGAGATTGATCCTAGCCATATTGACATCAATGTTCATCCTACCAAAACTGAAATCAAATTTGACGATGAAAGGACTATCTATTCAGTGGTACGGTCAGGAGTCAAACAAGCCCTTGGGGCCCATAATGTGGTGCCTACCTTGGATTTTAGCATGGATGTTAATTTTTCTGAAAATTGGAAAAATGACGAGCAAAAAAGTGATGATGTCAAGCGGGAAAACAATTACAAGACCTTTACTTCCCCATTGTACAAACAAAAAGATAGTACCGAATGGGAGCGTTTATTTGAGGGACATTCCAGCTCTTCTGATCCAATTAAGACGGAGGCATTAAGGCAAGGAAAAGAGGAGGTTGGTACCGAATTGCTCACTTTCAGCAGTAAAGCCAATGAGGAGGTAGAAAAAAAGGAAAGCTTGTTATCTTCCGAAGAAGCAGGAAAGGGGGCTACTTTTCAAGTGGAAATGACGTATATTGTAGCTCAGATGAGTTCCGGAGTACTTCTGTTGGACCAACAGGCCAGTCATGAAAGGATTCTTTATGAACGCTTCCTAAAACAACTGAATAATGCAGGAGGGGCATCACAACAATGTTTGTTTCCCCAAAGCATTTCCTTAAGCCCTGCAGATTTTGCCCTTGTGATGGACTTACAGGAGGAATTATCCGATTTGGGATTTGTAGTGGAAGAATTTGGGCAGCATACCGTATTGGTGAAAGGGGTGCCGGCTGATGTGTCCATCAACAATGAAAAAGCTTTATTTGAAGGGCTTTTGGAACAATTTAACCATTTCAAATCCGAACTTTCCCTGGAAAACAAGGAAAACTTGGCAAGGTCATTGGCGAAAAAATCTTCCATTAAAAAAGGAGCAAAATTAAATGCCCAGGAAATGGAAACCCTGGTTGGTCAGCTATTTGCCTGTCAAAACCCCAATTATGGACTTTCCGGGAACAAAACCTTTGAAAAGCTTGATTTAAATAGAATTCGCAGTTTTTTTGAGAAATAA
- a CDS encoding outer membrane beta-barrel protein, which translates to MKKLLLTLLLATSISIVFAQSKGDFRVQLGGDFGFDTELFGLNLGGEYFFTDQISAAPNFTFYFPDYGSLNTLNVDARYYFTQEILQWYGMLGFTNNWVTIEATGDDFTSSNAGANIGAGGVLKFADQLAFNPELKYQIQDGGQAVFRLALVYFFN; encoded by the coding sequence ATGAAAAAACTATTATTAACCCTTTTACTAGCTACAAGCATCAGTATTGTATTTGCACAAAGCAAAGGAGATTTCAGAGTCCAACTAGGAGGAGATTTTGGATTTGACACTGAGTTATTTGGTTTAAACTTGGGCGGTGAATATTTTTTCACAGATCAAATTTCGGCTGCCCCTAACTTTACCTTTTATTTTCCAGATTATGGAAGCCTCAACACCCTCAATGTGGATGCACGGTATTATTTTACCCAAGAAATCCTGCAATGGTACGGCATGCTTGGTTTTACCAATAATTGGGTAACGATAGAAGCTACAGGTGATGATTTCACAAGCTCAAATGCAGGAGCCAATATTGGCGCAGGCGGAGTCTTAAAGTTTGCCGACCAACTGGCATTTAATCCAGAATTAAAATACCAAATCCAGGATGGAGGCCAGGCAGTTTTCCGGCTTGCTTTGGTGTATTTTTTTAATTAA
- a CDS encoding TetR/AcrR family transcriptional regulator yields the protein MNRTHILKTALDLFNRRGYSKTHLEDLLEEADITKPNFLDHFDNLEEVVTILFIQLCEESDEAAEKIDKSVPVLGMLHEIMLASYQIQVKYRFIFHDFYNILTKIEIIKDRYFELISLRKTQLKHLFENLVGEGIFKKEMIPGQFDNLASQITMLSDYWLAHNQIMFGPPPKPAFYSKLNYSIIVPYLSEIGLGEFKKFLKTTSPKLD from the coding sequence ATGAATAGAACCCATATATTAAAAACCGCTTTGGACCTATTTAATCGCCGAGGTTATAGTAAAACCCATCTGGAAGATTTACTGGAGGAAGCTGATATCACCAAACCCAATTTTCTGGATCATTTTGACAACCTGGAAGAAGTAGTCACCATTTTATTTATTCAACTTTGCGAAGAGTCGGATGAGGCTGCGGAAAAAATCGACAAATCAGTACCGGTGCTGGGAATGCTTCATGAAATTATGTTGGCCTCCTATCAAATTCAGGTAAAATACCGTTTTATCTTTCATGATTTTTACAATATCCTCACCAAAATAGAAATTATCAAGGACAGGTATTTCGAATTGATTTCTCTTCGGAAAACGCAACTGAAGCATTTATTTGAAAACCTGGTAGGTGAAGGGATTTTTAAAAAAGAAATGATTCCCGGCCAATTTGACAACCTTGCTTCCCAAATCACTATGCTTTCAGATTACTGGCTGGCACATAATCAGATCATGTTTGGCCCTCCCCCAAAACCTGCATTTTACAGCAAGCTTAATTACTCCATCATTGTCCCCTATCTTTCAGAAATAGGCCTTGGGGAATTCAAGAAATTTCTTAAAACAACCAGCCCTAAATTGGATTAA
- a CDS encoding rhomboid family intramembrane serine protease → MFRSLTPVVKNLLLITIGVFVITSFFLKDLQAWLALYYIESRRFMPFQLLTYMFMHADFWHLFSNMFGLFIFGPLLEQFLGPKKILILWMVCGIGSGVLYSGYTAYQMNQLDNQLESFYNNPDPEMFNQFVSENRHMFKPGIYDFIDDYSHDPDNQNYIQRAEDSMKYIRESKANVPMVGASGALFGVLIAFGMLFPNTQLFLLFPPMPIKAKYLVLFYGLYTVYSVLLNNPMDNVAHFAHLSGLIIGAILVTFWKKNRTSFY, encoded by the coding sequence ATGTTCAGATCTTTAACACCAGTTGTCAAAAACCTTTTATTGATTACTATTGGGGTCTTCGTGATCACCTCTTTCTTTCTAAAGGATTTGCAAGCTTGGCTTGCACTTTATTATATTGAAAGCAGGAGGTTTATGCCCTTCCAATTGCTGACCTATATGTTCATGCATGCCGACTTTTGGCACTTGTTCAGCAATATGTTTGGGCTTTTTATCTTCGGGCCTTTATTGGAGCAGTTTCTAGGGCCAAAGAAGATTTTGATCTTGTGGATGGTTTGTGGGATTGGTTCAGGAGTTTTGTATTCCGGGTACACGGCCTATCAAATGAACCAATTGGATAACCAGTTGGAAAGTTTTTACAATAATCCCGACCCTGAGATGTTTAATCAATTTGTATCGGAAAATAGGCACATGTTTAAACCTGGAATATATGATTTTATCGACGATTATAGCCATGATCCCGATAATCAAAATTACATTCAAAGGGCAGAGGACAGCATGAAATATATCCGTGAGTCCAAAGCTAATGTGCCTATGGTAGGAGCTTCCGGTGCATTGTTTGGGGTATTGATTGCTTTTGGGATGCTGTTTCCCAATACACAACTCTTTTTGTTGTTTCCCCCTATGCCCATAAAGGCCAAGTATTTAGTGTTGTTTTATGGACTTTATACGGTCTATAGTGTCCTTTTAAATAATCCCATGGATAATGTGGCACATTTTGCCCACCTTAGTGGTTTAATAATAGGGGCGATTTTGGTAACTTTCTGGAAAAAAAATAGAACTAGCTTTTATTGA
- the clpB gene encoding ATP-dependent chaperone ClpB: MDFKQFTIKSQEAVQKAAELAMAEQQQAIEPAHLFKGILSEDEDVTDFVFKKLGVNISLLNQKLDEIIHSYPKVSGQQPYLSQDSNQVLIKAKDYLKTFGDEFVAIEHLLLAILAGKDKVARLLKDQGVAEKSLIEAIKELRKGSKVTDQNAEAKYRSLEKYSKNLNELAKKGKIDPVIGRDEEIRRLLQILARRTKNNPILLGEPGTGKTAIVEGLAQRIVSGDVPENLKTKTLISLDMGLLVAGAKYKGEFEERLKAVIKEVTDSNGEIILFIDEIHTLIGAGGGGEGAMDAANLLKPALSRGELHAIGATTLKEYQKYIEKDKALERRFQTVMVDEPDVNDAISILRGIKDKYELHHGVRIKDDAVISAVELSQRYITDRFLPDKAIDLMDEAAAKLRMEIDSLPQELDELNRRIMQLEIEREAIRREKNKDKEAVLSKEIAELSEKRQSVKAKWESEKAVITGIQREKENIDKYKLEADQAERSGDFGKVAEIRYGKITESEKKLESFQNQLVEMQKGSPLLKEEVDSEDVAAVVAKWTGIPVSRMIQSEREKLLHLEEELSKRVAGQKEAISALSDAVRRSRAGLQDPKRPIGSFIFMGTTGVGKTELAKALAEYLFNDENAMVRIDMSEYQERHAVSRLVGAPPGYIGYDEGGQLTEAVRRKPYSVILLDEIEKAHPDVFNILLQVLDDGRLTDNKGRVANFKNTIIILTTNIGSHLIQERFASLEEWNKEAVIEETKLEVFELLKKSVRPEFLNRIDETIMFEPLDKKVIRKIVDIQWREVQRRLEASGIEIEATPEVLDYLGEVGFDPQFGARPLKRTMQKLILNELSKQILGGYIQNDSAVLVDLDADKQVYFKNVENMEVE; this comes from the coding sequence ATGGACTTTAAACAATTCACCATAAAATCACAGGAAGCCGTCCAAAAGGCGGCGGAGCTGGCGATGGCCGAGCAGCAACAGGCCATTGAACCTGCTCATTTGTTCAAAGGGATTCTTTCCGAAGATGAGGATGTTACAGATTTTGTGTTTAAAAAATTGGGGGTGAATATTTCCCTGTTAAATCAAAAACTGGATGAAATTATCCATTCTTATCCTAAGGTAAGTGGTCAACAGCCTTACCTTTCCCAAGATAGCAATCAAGTTCTTATCAAAGCCAAGGATTATTTAAAGACTTTTGGAGATGAATTTGTTGCTATTGAGCATTTATTGCTAGCAATATTGGCTGGAAAGGATAAGGTGGCCAGGTTATTAAAAGATCAAGGGGTGGCAGAAAAATCCCTGATCGAGGCAATAAAAGAACTTAGAAAAGGAAGTAAAGTGACTGATCAGAATGCGGAAGCCAAATACAGGTCTTTGGAAAAATATTCCAAGAACCTGAATGAGTTGGCCAAAAAGGGCAAAATAGATCCTGTCATTGGGAGGGATGAAGAAATCAGAAGGTTGTTGCAAATATTGGCCCGGAGAACCAAAAACAACCCTATCCTTCTTGGAGAGCCCGGAACAGGTAAAACTGCCATTGTAGAAGGTTTGGCACAAAGGATTGTCAGTGGGGACGTGCCTGAAAACCTAAAAACCAAAACCCTGATTTCATTGGACATGGGCTTACTGGTAGCTGGTGCCAAATATAAAGGGGAATTTGAGGAAAGGCTAAAGGCTGTTATTAAAGAGGTTACCGATTCCAATGGGGAAATCATCCTTTTTATAGATGAGATCCATACCCTTATCGGAGCTGGAGGCGGTGGTGAGGGAGCCATGGATGCAGCGAATCTCCTTAAGCCTGCTTTGTCCCGGGGCGAGCTGCATGCTATTGGTGCAACTACCCTGAAGGAATATCAAAAGTACATTGAAAAAGATAAGGCTTTGGAAAGGCGGTTCCAAACCGTAATGGTGGATGAACCAGATGTCAATGATGCCATTTCCATCTTACGAGGTATCAAGGATAAATATGAATTGCACCATGGGGTGAGGATCAAAGATGATGCCGTCATTTCCGCCGTAGAGCTTTCCCAAAGATATATTACAGACCGGTTTTTGCCGGATAAGGCCATTGACCTGATGGATGAGGCAGCAGCCAAATTAAGAATGGAAATAGATTCCTTGCCTCAGGAGCTGGATGAGCTGAATCGCAGGATCATGCAGTTGGAAATTGAGCGGGAGGCCATCAGGCGTGAGAAAAACAAAGACAAAGAAGCTGTTTTGAGTAAGGAAATAGCTGAACTTTCTGAAAAGCGGCAAAGTGTAAAAGCCAAATGGGAAAGTGAAAAAGCCGTAATTACCGGTATTCAGCGGGAGAAGGAAAATATTGATAAGTACAAACTGGAGGCCGATCAAGCGGAGCGGTCCGGGGATTTTGGAAAGGTTGCTGAGATCCGATATGGAAAAATTACCGAAAGCGAGAAAAAGTTGGAATCCTTCCAAAACCAATTGGTAGAGATGCAAAAAGGCTCTCCTTTGCTTAAAGAGGAAGTGGATTCTGAAGACGTGGCTGCGGTGGTGGCCAAATGGACCGGTATTCCTGTTTCCAGGATGATCCAAAGTGAAAGGGAAAAATTACTCCACCTGGAAGAGGAATTAAGTAAGCGTGTGGCAGGCCAGAAAGAAGCCATTTCCGCCCTTTCCGATGCGGTCAGGAGGAGCCGTGCAGGGCTGCAGGACCCTAAGCGACCGATCGGTTCATTTATCTTTATGGGAACCACGGGTGTTGGTAAAACTGAATTGGCCAAAGCCCTTGCAGAATACCTTTTCAATGATGAAAATGCCATGGTGCGGATCGATATGTCAGAATACCAGGAAAGGCATGCGGTCAGCAGGTTGGTGGGGGCCCCTCCGGGTTATATTGGCTATGATGAAGGGGGGCAATTGACTGAAGCGGTAAGAAGGAAGCCTTATTCTGTGATCCTCTTGGATGAAATCGAAAAAGCCCATCCGGATGTTTTCAACATATTGTTGCAAGTGCTTGATGATGGTCGATTAACAGACAATAAAGGCCGGGTGGCCAATTTCAAAAATACCATTATCATCTTAACCACCAATATTGGCTCTCATTTAATCCAGGAGCGATTTGCAAGCTTAGAGGAATGGAACAAAGAAGCGGTGATAGAGGAAACAAAATTGGAAGTTTTCGAATTGCTGAAAAAATCTGTAAGGCCAGAATTCCTCAATAGGATAGATGAAACCATCATGTTTGAACCTTTGGACAAAAAGGTAATCCGGAAAATTGTGGATATTCAATGGAGAGAGGTTCAGCGTAGGTTGGAGGCTTCAGGTATAGAAATTGAAGCTACTCCGGAAGTACTTGATTATCTGGGTGAAGTTGGTTTTGATCCGCAGTTTGGTGCCAGGCCATTGAAGAGGACTATGCAAAAGTTGATTCTCAATGAATTATCCAAACAGATTCTTGGAGGATACATTCAGAATGATTCTGCTGTGTTGGTGGATCTGGATGCGGATAAACAGGTTTACTTTAAGAATGTGGAAAATATGGAAGTGGAATAA